From the Drosophila sechellia strain sech25 chromosome X, ASM438219v1, whole genome shotgun sequence genome, the window TCTTCTCGAAGATCATGTACTGCGCCTTCCACTGACCCTCCGGTGTGCCAACAATCGTCACCTTGCGCTCCGTTTGTTGGTCCAGCGGCTTGTCGGCGTCTAGAGGGGCTATTTTAAGGGATGCGTTCGAGAAGCGCATTATGCTTCGGATATGCGAGCCCTTGGTGCCGATAATGGCGCCGACAGCGTTGTTGGGTATGTAGAGATAGGTGGTCTCCTGCAGGTCATTGGGGAAGACCGGTGGCACCACACTAGCCGGGGTCTTGGACATGGCAAAGCTTTGACACGAGGGGAACGGCATGCTCGTATTAAAGACCATGCCGTTGCCCGGTGTCGACATCATTGCCATCGGATGGAGACCGGGGAACATGAGGCTCTGCGGCGCCATCGCCTGCAGATCGTTCTCGTAGCTCTGGCGCAGCTTGGTGCTAATTTGATTCTCAGCACGCGACATGTTCTCAATCAATCCCTTGACCGTGATGATTCGCTCCAAGTTGAAGCTGTTGATGTCGTTGATAGAGCTGACAGTGATCTTCGTATCGGTGTCCTGCATGATCCGTTTAATGGTATTGCCCGACTTGCCAATGATTCGTCCAATCAGATTGTTGTGGGCGAGTATTTTGAGGCAAATTTCACTGCATTCCGGTGAGAGTTCACTATtagttatttaaatatttgatgaTATCGTTTACTACAGCTACAGCAACTTACCCCTTGTTCGTGGAGATGGCCTCCTGCTGCATCACTTCCAGAATACGCTTGCAGGCGTTGGTGCAGTTCTCCGGATTGCCATAGATCGTAATCGATTTCTCCAGCGATCCAACATTCTCCTTGCGATGGACGTCGACGCGAGCACGGCTCTGTTGTGTGATCGTCCTGATGGTGCTGCCCTGTCGACCAATAATGGCACCCACCATTTCGCTCTGCACAAGAATGCGCAGCGGAAAGTCCGCCTGGCGTCCGGGACCGGGCATACCCGGATACGGATTGCGCTGGTTACGCTGGCTACGCCGCTGGTTCTTGTCCAGCTGCTCGGCATGCAGCTTGCTGCCCTCGAACTCGACACCGTTCAGACCAACAGCAGCTCTGTGTGGGCGAAGGAATGGTTGGGAGAATTATTGATTAGTCATGTGTTTTTGCCACCAATTCAGCTGCAACGACAGTTCTATGGAAAATTTCAGCTAATATCCTATCTAGATTTGCCATGTCTCACACTCCAATCAAGTACACATGTTGGTGAAGGCATGCAGCAATTCGGTTAAAATTCAGTTTACAGAAATATGCATATCTGCACCTTTAAACACTTGGCTGCTAGCGATCCAATTAAAAGACATTCATGGAAATGGAATGAAATTGTATTTACATGAATTTATCCGAGTGTATCATGTTGCTTcacaattaatttaatttgagaACCGACTGCAAACATCATTTCACATAATAATGGTTTTTGGCAAAATCTTGATCAAAATTTGGAATAACCATGGCCAATTTAGATGATGAAAGAAACACTAAATATGGGAATATAGGTAGGTAGGTACATAGGTAGGTAAGCCACACACAACGCATCCATCCTGCACAGatccaaataaataaataaagccccCAAATCTTCGCATCCCCGCCCAATGCAACTACCTGtgtatatctatatctaaGCCCAACAACACAAGACTCCCATGGAAAACCTCATAGAAATCAATGGTTTTTCATGAGAGATCTGCAAATCCCCTTAAAAGAGATTGAATTTAGGTGAATAGTAGTAGTTTTAGATGAGTAGTTTTGAGTATATACCTTTGCGCCTGCTCAGGATTTTCGAATGTTATATGTACTGTTTGAGTATTTTGATCCTTACTAGAAATAGCCTCACACTGTTTGACGATGCCATAGGGCTTCAGTAGCGGTTCGATGTCTTCGAAACGTGTTTGCATCGGTATGCCGCTTATTAAGATTTTTGATGTCGTAACACTGTGAAGAAAATAGCGTAAAAACACACAagaacaagaaaaacaaacaaacacaaaagaaacaaaaatagtAGTAGTTGTAGTAAGTAGAAGtaagtggcagtggcagtggtagTGATGATAGTAGAAGTCCAAAAACAAGAGAGGGGACGCAAGTGGGTGAGAGTTGgaaggaaaatgggaaaatgaatttgataagaaaatatatgcgcgaataaagaaaagttgtaagtagttgttgtggtggcagtagtagtagtagtagcagtagtagtagtagtagcagtagtagtagtagaaAGCAGTCGGTTAAAGAGAGTGATGTCGAGTGATGCCAAACAAGTGGTGCCAGAATTGAAGCGAAAATGGTTCGAAAAATCTCTAATATCAGTTCAAAACTCTCGCTGAACAAAACCCCGTCTAGAACTATGAAGACAGTTTGTATAGCTTGAataatatttctttataatttTTAGATACTTCACCCGTATTCTGGCAGCACTGAGAGAATACAGATAAAGATGTACGAAAAGACAGAGCGAGATCAAGCAGCGAACTAGCATTTAaggagttttttttttagcgagCGAGATTACAAATTATTTGGGTTCggatttacatatgtatgaatATCATTGGGATGGCAGTGGGTATTTGGGATTGGAAGTTAGGCCAACAGATGCAAAACCAAAGTATATAATGCGTTTTAGCGAGTGTATGTGAGCTGTGCAATAATGTTACATTCAAATCCGAAACAGGGCACAAGGCTCATAATTGTGATGGAGTGCATAAAATTAAGAGAAATACCATTCATTTCATCTGTCAATATGATACTCCTACCCCCAGAAAATTCAATAGTTTCCCTTAAAAAAATTGCATCGATATGCGGTGTTGTAATTGTAATAATAATGGGAAAGAGCAAAAGCAAAGAAAGAAGAGGGTTTCAAATATTATTACAAttatcaatttaaatttgttgttgtttaaaGACTAGGACTGTACGTaacataaatattgaaaattttcgACTTCGATTTTAGATTATAACATTGTCTCCCGTTGTTGTTCTTGATCTCCAAAGAGtacaaaaaaagaagagcaaaataaaaataagaacgAAAGAGGCAGACGACGGCGAGGGCAAACGCCAACGACGCCTGGAATGTTGCACATTTAATATcgtgtttatttttcttggAAGTGATTTCTCTCCCGTCGCCAACaagataacaaaaaaaaaaaaaacacacacacacagaaacaacaacaacggggCAAGAAAGTCCACAAATGGGAAAAGGAGAATAAGACGGGATAGAAACGAGGAGAGGCACAACAAGACGAGACGAGAACaaatgaaaaaaagaagagaaaaCGCGTGGAGCTGGCTCATTTCGTTTCTCGTTCTTCCCCCTGCGTAAAATCGTTTGCTTTAGTGAGTCTGGCACTTTTCTTAATTAACAgtttacattttttcgatTCTCACACACTTTGCTCGTGGTTTTAACTCCCTTTTCATGAATTATCCCTAATTAGCTGTCAAACCGCATGCAAGAATGTCAAACTATGTACAGCTGTGTTCAAAAAAATAGTGTGACAAACAAAATGAGGACGCCCAAAAATcaatagaaaaaaaatgtaagtTTGTTGCCTATAAGTTGCTTGTTCTTTAGTTTGGCGGTATATAAATTAACATAGCGATCATCTGCTCCCAGTAATTGTAAATTACGACTTGAGCAGAGTGAAGAGCGAGCACGCGAGAGAGCGTAGGTGAAAGATGCATTCGCATTCCGACATTCCAGCATTCCAATCCCGTTTGCCATTCACAACAGGCCGCCCTccagtttttgttgttgctgcggctgttgTTTGCTATTTTCTCCGCACTGCACTCCCGCTTAGCTTTGACcggttttttcatttttgtttttattcgtTTTTGCCACACATTTCTCAGGCGATTTCTCGACTCGGGGCTGTTGCGCTTTTCCAGGAAGCGCATGCGAAACGTGTACAACATTTTGCCACCGTTTGCTATTTCTTCTCGTCGTCTTCTTCTTCGTTTTCATATTACTGAACTGAAAATATTGCACTTCGATATTCCCATTCCTTCCATCCAGTGGCTGTCAAACTGTGTCGGCTAACTGTAATTGCTGAGCATGCGTCACAACATCTGCCTGTGTGgcttgttgttatttttgttgctcTTTTCAATGCAAATGACAAGTTGCAGTTCGTTGACGTTGCgttatgttgttgttgttttttctgcGTCAGTACACCGGCTGCATCCAATAAGAGAGGAGAGCGCATCGTTTTCTCCCGCTCCCGCTTATCACTCTTCACCACGGCGCCCTACCTCTGTCCCACTCACACTCATTAGCCACAAGTCTGTGCAAcaattatacatttttgttttgtgccgtGGTTGTTTTCATATAACCAGGTGTGCACACATGTGCATGTGTGAATGTTGTTTCTTTTACCTGACATGTGACCGATTCTAAGCAAATGACCTCTGGCGCAatcacacaaacacacgcgcACACCTGGTAAGGTTTTCTTGCCGTTTTTTTGTAGTTTTGTTATCACTGAGCGACCTTAATGCGAAACAGTTGCGTGCGGAAATATAGGTATTTTGCAAATATCGCTAGCACTTttatggaaaattaattaatactaaatataaaattaatttatatttagatctatatacttttttttgttCGATAAAAAGTTCGAAGGTTTATCTAAAAATGTTATATGAACCTATTgtttaatgcaatcataagcAACCGATAAGGCTTTAGTTGTCACTATTTCTTTGAGCACGACTGTGGCACATACACACAACAGATATATACACCGCCAAATCCAATCAATATACTTTGTATGTATGGTTGTGACGCCATGCGGCGCCCTctcgtatttatttttggtgtgttttcttttcttcttttaGCTTTTATCTCTCTCGTATAAAAAGGCGGTGCACTGTGCACTCCcactaacacacacactctgGCAATCACCCACAGATGCTGCTTTATCAATACACACATTGCATTGCGTggacatgtgtgtgtgtgtgtaatgcGTTGTGTGGTTGCCTTCATCCCATTctctttgtttttctttcattctttttttgtataatttttatgaatgaaaaaatCGGAAATCTGCTGGCTGATTTTGTTCCGTTCTTTTTGATTGCAACTTTATTTTTGTCTCATGAATAAATGAATGCTTGGTATTTACATTGCACTGAATGACGCATGTGCCACACacaaatgtatgtatgtatgtatacatgGGAGTGTGATGTACGTTTTGTAGCATATACATTTATGTGAGTAGTTGTTCTATTTTCATGACACATTCCACAAGTTGCTGCAGCgggaaaaacaaacacacacatttgcAATCGCATAGACTAAGGTTAGTTTTcttgcattttcatttgccaagCTTATCTATGCATTTCCCCCTCATCATTTTCTTGCAACGCCCATGgtgaaaataggaaaaaataaAGTGCCAAAGGAGTTCGTTTTGTCAACATatggaaaagaaaaacttGTTTTCAGCTTACAgctgcacagaaagaaaaacatacatatattaatatgATGAATTGGGGAATATTACACACATCGCTTCAAAACGGATATTAGTCATTTCAAtagcatataaatatatagacaATTTATTTGATATGCTTAAAATGTAGTCAGACTTAAGCTACCATATAAACATGCTCCAAATATCATATAGTTTTTAGTGTGAGTGGTATTTCCGTCAAAGGAGGGAACAAATAGGAAATGAAGTGAAAGAGGGGAGGCAAACGCAAGTGGTGCAACGAATATGGCAGCGAAAAGCACAACGATTGCATTGTTGCTGGCTGGTTTGACCTAAATTGGTGAACAGTGGTGTGGGGACCACCCCCCAACATCTACCCCTTGTCCAACGCTTCTCCACCAAGTGGCAAATGCAACACCCACAGTGAAGCCCATCACTTGACAAACAGAACGCCTCCCGAGGCAAACAACGCGAATCTGTCACCATCAGTTTGGCATGGCGATTTAACACAATGCAGCACATGGGAATACAGATTCGGTCACAAAATTAGCATCCCCTATTAAAAACTGCACCACAGTATGAACGACATTTACACTCAAAATGTTTAAGTTCAGATTGAAGATTATTTAAATCAAACTCATAgcatatgtattttttttatgactTTCAGAGCGCTTTCGTGACTcattaacaataaaaacttTAGAAATCACGTATTTCGACATTTTTGTGCTATTACTTTAGCCGTAATtgtataataaaacattcgtaTCCATGACAAATTTGCTCCACTTCCTACTGCATGGGTACAAGTGCCATTTATTTCGTTGTTTGTTGGTTTATTTGTGCTTTGACGATTACCATCATCATAtgcaaacataaacaaaacgaCAAAGGGTGGTCAACAAATAAACAAGATGAAGGGGCGCGGAGGCTGGTTGGTCGAGCGCCGAATGAgaaggtgggcgtggcacagaCATATACATTGTAGCCAGCCAATAAGaggaaataaacaaacaaagcgaaaATGAAGTCGTATTATGTTACATACCCATTTGAAAttgaagaaaaagaaaaccagCCTATCAGCATATTTTTTCAAAAGAATTGGAcatgaaaataaagttaacaAAGTTAAGTTGCACTTCCCACTTTGTCATTTAAacaccaaaataaataaattaggcCATATCTTATCAATCGCGAGAGACTTACAGTTGAGCTTTCATAGCTGAAACcatctgcaaaaaaaaaaaaaaaaaaaaaaaaaaaaaaaaaaaaaaaaaaaaaaaaaaaaaaacttggaaatatacaaatttactACATACACCTCAATAATCAAAATGTTTGTGTAAATTACGGTTGAACGACGAAATGCAGACAACTTTCTTCCAGTTTAACTTAATGAAGAAAGAGTGATGATCAATAAATCTTATGTGTGTGCCAGATAAATCCAGATCTGCAGATTGTGTGTGCCGAAAATGGGGTTGGGGGAGGGGGGGGTTCGTGTTTGGGAGTCTTATAAATGTGATCTAGATACGCAACATATGACTTTGATGGATTCGCACCTTTTGCTGGGCATGATTGAAATTGAAGTACACATGTGCGCACAGTGGTTCAAAAGTGTGGTATTTGAGCCGCTTAAAGTATTTAGTGTTTACCATGGAAATGTGGggattttattatatttttttggtaTGGAATGGTTTGCACGCTGTTAAACTCACCGATCCAAATAGCGTATAAGCGATTGTTTTTGTTGATAATAATTGTTGTTTATGTTGTTGTTGAGTCTGCTGCTATTATTGTTGCTGTGCATTTTGTGTTTGATTTTTTGCGCTGACCGACTGTTGAGTTTCTTTCTTACTGTCgttgttttttgtatttgcagtgcaaaagcaaaacttaTCTCTAAAAAGGCGAACTATTCTCTCTGTTTAATTAGTTTTGCGATTTTCCCACCTCCCGCTGTTTTTTTAACCGTTCCCACAATTTGGCATTGGCTTTTTctaattgttttttgtttttgccttcCTATGTATGAACTTTTTCGATTTTGTCTATTCgcacaattcgcaaaataaaactaagccaaaaaaaaagaggaagaGATGGAGGAGCACGTTTATGACAAATATAACACGTACACACACGCACCGAATGCGGCGGAGGGGAGATTGGTGCCCCCTCTCACTCTCACTCTCCTCCTACTCCTCCTGCTACGCCTCCCACCATCTTCCGTCTCACTTTCCCGATCCACGCGCTCACTTGTTAGTCACACACAAAAAACTGTGTGGAAGtaggggcaaaaaaaaaagctgctgctgttgctgatatGATTTTGGTTTATTCTTTCCGTTCTTCTTTTTCCTTCTcctcgtttctttttttttaatattatatgaaTGCGCGGCgtgttctcttttttttttttttttttttttttggtgttttACATTTTTCTCTTTTCCGCCTCCTTTTCAAATGACTCACTCACATAGATAGAATGCAGCGCAATCGATCTCGCGGACAGACTATCGATACATATCGGTGAACCGttatgtttctttttttttttttactggaAAAAACGTGTTTGGCTAATTAGCGGCAAGCATAGCAGGGTTGCCAACTGTTGCGTTTAGCGAGTTTAGTGGGAAGTAGGTCAGTTTAtctaaattgatttttattgttgACTCTCgcgcacactcacactcaaGCACATGCACGTTTTCCAGGGCGAAGGAGAAGGAATGATAGGAGAAGAAAAGCCGGCCCAAGATTTTCGTTTTTCTCGTTTCGCGAAATTCAACAGTGTGTGCGTATAATAAACCGTTttatgacaaaaaaaaaaaaaaaaaggaactgCACGAAAAAAGTACGAAACAGAAAAAACGGCAAGGCGAGGAAAAAAATTGAGACACCTATTTTCGTTTCTTCTTCACACTCACtgtagttgttgctgttggtctTTAAATGCCAAATGCGTATGAGCAACAAAAAAAGCGCAGCGAAACGCAAGGCGCTATTTTTTTGCAACTTTTCAATactttttgaattttattagCACAAAAGAACAAGGTGAGCaggagaaaataaaaaaaaattataactgAAACAACGCACACTCACAAACACTCACGCGCacttataatattttataatttttgccGTTTCAGTTTTTGATTTGTGAAATTAGCCGTGTGTTGTTGTAGTTATTGCTTTAGTTGTTGCTCTTTTCCGTCGCTGTTGttcctgttttttttgtgCAACTACGCCGCGCGTATTTCCGAATAAGATGACCGCCAAATGCAGAGAGTATTTAAATACTGAGCTCACCCAGCGAACGGCAGTGCGAAAATGTGAATGTGGACAAATAAGAATTTTAACGAGAGTGAGAGAGGCGAGAGTCAGTAGCCGAGTTCCAACTTCGGGTTTTCGCCCATGTGTGCGGTGTTGTTGTTCGCGAAAAGAAGACGGCAGCAGTAGGAGAAGGAGAAATGACCACGTTAGGTGGTTACGTTAAATGGCGTTGCCAGATAGAAGCGATTCGGAGGGAGTATGTTTGAATACGATGTCTAACAGTTTTTCAAAGTCAAGTGATCTTgttagaaaaatattagagGAAATGTTCACATTTTTTCTTAAAGAAAATATGAGACAACATAGTGCTTATCTTGTAATTAGCTATAATTGAATCTAAATTAAGTGAAGAAGGCATGTTCATTGACAtatgcaaaaaatatttatttttggctaGATATGGTTTTTTTATATGAGAATGCTCCAAACGGTTAGACTACAATTTAATAACTTTTATATTAAAGATCGGGTCAATATCAAATACTAGTTCTAATTTTTAGTTCAAGTGTAGCGTTTCCTCTCTGCCGCAATCTCTCTCTGCAGTAAAAAtctttttttgaaaaatgtattttgacaTGTGTTGACCGCAAAAGTGGCGGAATCAAGCGAAAGTAACGGTAAAAACAGTTGTAAACAGGCGGGCAACAACCAGCTTAAAGTTAATACAAAATTAAGAGGAGAGAAAAGTGAAGCGAATCGCTGATAGTGCGCAAACCCCTAGGTCAATTGCATGTTGCCCCATTTGGagaaatataagaaatattttaacaaTCAAAAATTAACTTCTGCAATGTAATTCATGGGTGTAAGAggcttttcaattaaaaaatgttgcactaaaaaaattgtttggaaattatacatatgtatgtatataccaGTGCAGAAAAATGTTGGTAAAACGGGGTAGCACTTAAAAGTACCAAAACTTTTTAGGCAAAAAACTTTGAACCAATTTtatattactattattttatacataattaataatatcgCACGCATATGAAGATCGCGAAAGCTTTCGCCAAGCTTTGCGTCTCGCCAAAGAAACCGAGCAAAGCTTTTTAAGCAGCTGTCGACTTGAACGCGAATCGAATTGAAACGAATCGaatcaaatggaaataaaGGGAAAGAAAAGGTAATGGGGGTATTCGCAACCCTTAAGCCATCGGTGAAATGCTTTCTTCACGAACGGTGGCgcacaaataaaacaaacaatggGCTAGACAGGAAGAGGACAGGATCGGATCGGGATCGAGATCGGGAACAGGACCCTATCAGCTAATTTCGAGGTCCTACCTGCGTGTCGAAGAACACGCCACGATCACGGGGATCTCGAAGATCAGCGGGAAGACACGAAAAGGGTTGGTTTCTTATTCTTGCTGCCCTGCCGGCCGATCGCAACTGGCAGCTGGTGCCAAAACGAAAAGAAAGTCCTGGTCCTGGTCCTAACGGAGGAAGAAAGTCCTGGAAATGTGTCCTCGTCCGTCTCCACCCCCGCCGCCTGCCACGTGTACCGGAACAACAGTTGCTATCCCCTAGTGCGGTACCCGCAGGTCGATGGCAATATCCCAGGACAATAGCACTATAGGATCGCAAAGCACATAAAGTCGGCAAACCTACATGgtatgtataaatatacatatagttCTAAGTTATTATTGGTGCGTTTAAAGTATGTAGTTTTCGTTGATTTGTCTATTGATTATGTATTTTGAAAAAAGAGGATATTTATGATAACTATTTGCTTCCTCtctaaaatattataaaaatataaaaacttttgtTACCTATCGGGGCTCTACCAATACCATTTTTCAAGTTCAATACGGGTGCAATAAAACGTAAGAGTGAGAAGTTTTCGCGCCATTTCTGTCGCTCCAATGTTgccactctctctctcgccATGTACCAAACGTAAGAGGAACGCGTGTTTGTGGCTCCTTCttatttttcgttttcgttttttcttGATTTTGGTTGGAAAACTAAGCCAGCAGTAACACGACTCTTCTGATTTGCCATACCTCGCTATTCTCTTTTTTAGTCAGCAGCGTTGCTGCGCATGTGTGCGTTGTCGTTCGAATTCTTGGAAATTTCTAATGAACACGAACACAAAAAGGAGCACACAAAAATGTGGTAGAAAATAAGAAGAACAAGAAGACGAAAAGAACAGCAAGAATTTGCCGCAAGAGAGTAAGAACGAGACGGACTGAGGAAGATGGGGGAAGGAGGATAATTCGATATTAGACATAACATACATAATCGATTTTCGATTAACAATAGCGTGAAATGCTGCTGGATATGCAAAGGAGGAAgaactattttatttttaataaaaaagtgGCAAAGTGTCAAGTTTAGCACATCCTactattttcatttaaagGATGCTTCGAATGCAGGGtctttttaatgttttaatgtttatacaAATCACAATATCGATTTGAAGTGAAGCCCTTCCAAATGGAATCAAGAAGTTGTCATTGAAGGTCTCTTAAATACTTAACCCGGTTACAGCATCACCTTGAAATTAGGGCAGGCCAAGACTGTTCTTGTTTTGTACCTGAACTCGCACGTACACACAGAACCACAAATTCTGGACTACCTGTCCTCCTACCTGGCGTAGGAGttcaacaaaaaatatgtgCATCCTGTTTGCTGTCCGAAGCGATTTGCCAAAGTCGGTGTCCTTCTGCTCTTCCGCTGTGCAACAACTTCAACTTCCAGCAATCGCAGTTCGCAATTCGCAGTTCGCAGTTCGCAATTCGTAATTCGCAGCAGCGGAAATTTGGCGGGCCACGCCTTTCCCATCCTCCCCCCTTCGCACAACTTTTCAACTAACCCAACAAACCCAATATGGGCCACAGcagattttgttgtttttggacAAATGTAGGTATGTAGGTAAGTGTACCCGCCTCCCCCGCAAATCCCATAGTACTTGATTTCATTCATTTGATTCTATACAACGTAGGTACACTGAGGACAACAATGCGTGACTTTAATTcatacatattgcattttaatggGAACATCCTTTTTGAAATATACATGAGTATTATGCAAAACTGGAAAAAGGAAAGCTGGATATCTGTCAATTTTGGAAAAATGTATGTAACTAGATTAGTTTTCCACGAAATATTGAAAGATCTAACCATGGTTCTTTTAACTTTAATAGAGATTGGTTATGGACGGCTATCTTGGTTTGGTTCAGTGCATGATCATCTCTATATATGAGCACACGAGCGTGGTCTCATGTGAATCGGGTTTTTGGCTCGATTTTGTCTGGCTTTGTGGACTGGCGACAAAGGCGGGGGCGATCGGAATGAATGGAGAGCGATAAACCAAGGTCAGGCCTCGATTCTTTGAGAAGGAGCAGCTGTTGCTCTAAGCTTGGCTAGAACGCATCCAATGCTACCCCCAAACTGAATGGAATGGCACAAACACACGGGCGGCCTCCTGTGCCCACGGAGCTCTACTAATTTGACTGTCAATCAAAAAaggcgagcagcagcaggatcagCAGGATCGCAGAGCACGAAGGACTCCCAGCGAGTTGATAATCGATGGGAATCAAATTTGCTGCCAGCTTCCAGAGAAGCTCCCTACACTACGGCTAAGTGGCAGAggcgcagatacagatacgcagctacagatacagatggcGATGTTGAACAGCAAAGGGTTGCGATTAGAAGCTGAgacagccaaaaaaaaagacagcAAAGTGGCAAAGGACAAATTGGCAAGCAGCCTCCCCATCCCGGCCCTCCTCATCCGCAAGTGAACAAACATTAGAAGCAGGGAAGCCTCTTGTATAGTTATAAATGTTTGAGCCCGCACTCGCAGCAAAAAGAGAGCGAGTTGGAAATATGAGAAACGTGTTTTGCGTTTCGCTACTAGAAAATGAACAAACACGAGGggcaaaatcatataaatatatatatatatataaatatacacatatatagatatataagaaagaaaaaaaaaaacaatgaagcGGGCAGGAAAGCCCCTAAACTCAGCCAAAATCATATTTCCAACCGCCAACTCTCCTGAGAAACCTGATCATGAGATCACCAACACACAAACAACGAACCAACCAACAGATTCCAGAGATGAGATCTCATCTCTCGATCGCTGGCGTTCTGGGTCAACCCTTCGTTTCTAAGCAAAATCCCAAGCCAAAGACCACGACCACGACCAAGTCCGCGTCCAAATTAGAGCCAAAGGCAGTgccaaagcaaagcaaaagcaacgAAAAAGCAAATCAAAGCTGGCGAAAGATATACCTCCTGTGGCAGCGGCATGTTTCCTTTGGCGGATTAAACCAATTGCTACAGAAAAAGATTTCGTTGTCTTTCGTTGCctttgatgctgctgctgttttgtgAGATTCTTTTTGGCCCCGGAGATTCATATTATTTCGTATATTTGCCACCActctactgctgctgctgttttgtttactttgcaTTCCTGCAGGAAATTATTTGGATTtcttcctttcctttcctttcctttcccttcctttcatttcatttcatttcatttatttccctttttttgccTACCGGCTTAGCAGTTGTTGCAACAAGCGGCTTAAC encodes:
- the LOC6617589 gene encoding insulin-like growth factor 2 mRNA-binding protein 1 isoform X4, with translation MHSNNNSSRLNNNINNNYYQQKQSLIRYLDRAAVGLNGVEFEGSKLHAEQLDKNQRRSQRNQRNPYPGMPGPGRQADFPLRILVQSEMVGAIIGRQGSTIRTITQQSRARVDVHRKENVGSLEKSITIYGNPENCTNACKRILEVMQQEAISTNKGELSPECSEICLKILAHNNLIGRIIGKSGNTIKRIMQDTDTKITVSSINDINSFNLERIITVKGLIENMSRAENQISTKLRQSYENDLQAMAPQSLMFPGLHPMAMMSTPGNGMVFNTSMPFPSCQSFAMSKTPASVVPPVFPNDLQETTYLYIPNNAVGAIIGTKGSHIRSIMRFSNASLKIAPLDADKPLDQQTERKVTIVGTPEGQWKAQYMIFEKMREEGFMCGTDDVRLTVELLVASSQVGRIIGKGGQNVRELQRVTGSVIKLPEHALAPPSGGDEETPVHIIGLFYSVQSAQRRIRAMMLSTNPPPITKKQKAAKEQLQQQQQSLAGAASSGSQQQQPQSPSQQQALPPQLHHQPVSSASSSSTPPAHHQQQASTAATSHQLQQQPSPPPPGNATAAAAQQQQQQLASSQQ